One window of the Nicotiana tabacum cultivar K326 chromosome 4, ASM71507v2, whole genome shotgun sequence genome contains the following:
- the LOC107805740 gene encoding stellacyanin-like, which yields MAKLLLVYVILVILAIAYSGSATNYLVGDNSGWDISTDLDTWLLGKRFIVGDVLVFQFSNYHSVYEVTKETFDRCNTTNALKSSSKGNTTFPLTKPRDNYFVCGNRLHCLGGMKLHVNVAENGVASPTAAPAPQTRVSFPTPSASKRNNNPSAVVPSSTTNLSNHVGLSSSLLLVTLGILSLLFWFM from the exons ATGGCAAAGCTTCTATTAGTTTATGTCATATTAGTAATTCTTGCAATTGCATACTCAGGTTCAGCCACTAACTACCTGGTGGGTGATAATTCTGGCTGGGATATTAGTACTGATCTTGATACATGGTTATTAGGAAAAAGATTCATCGTTGGTGATGTTCTTG TGTTCCAATTCTCAAATTACCATAGCGTGTATGAGGTAACGAAGGAGACTTTTGATAGGTGCAACACAACAAATGCACTAAAATCGAGCAGTAAAGGCAATACAACTTTTCCATTAACAAAGCCGAGGGACAATTATTTTGTTTGTGGGAACAGATTACATTGCCTTGGAGGAATGAAACTTCATGTAAATGTTGCAGAAAATGGAGTTGCTTCTCCAACTGCAGCACCAGCACCTCAGACCAGGGTCTCTTTTCCTACACCTTCAGCTTCCAAGAGAAATAATAACCCTTCTGCTGTTGTTCCTAGTTCTACTACTAATTTGTCTAACCATGTTGGTTTAAGTAGTTCTCTACTTTTAGTAACCCTTGGAATCTTGTCCTTGCTATTTTGGTTCATGTGA
- the LOC107805743 gene encoding protein mago nashi homolog has product MGEMAENDEFYLRYYVGHKGKFGHEFLEFEFRPDGKLRYANNSNYKNDTMIRKEVFLTPAVLKECRRIVADSEIMKEDDNNWPEPDRVGRQELEIVMGNEHISFTTSKIGSLMDVQTSKDPEGLRIFYYLVQDLKCFVFSLISLHFKIKPI; this is encoded by the exons ATGGGAGAGATGGCAGAGAACGACGAGTTTTACCTGAGATATTATGTGGGTCATAAAGGAAAATTCGGGCACGAGTTCTTAGAGTTCGAGTTTAGGCCAGATGGCAAGCTCCGTTATGCTAACAATTCAAACTACAAGAACGATACCATGATTCGCAAAGAGGTCTTCCTTACCCCTGCTGTCCTCAAGGAATGCCGTCGCATTGTTGCCGATAGcgag ATCATGAAGGAAGATGATAACAATTGGCCTGAACCGGATAGAGTGGGGAGGCAGGAACTTGAGATTGTGATGGGAAATGAACACATATCATTCACGACATCTAAGATTGGTTCACTAATGGATGTGCAGACCAGTAAAGATCCAGAGGGACTTCGTATTTTCTATTATCTTGTTCAG GATTTGAAGTGTTTTGTGTTCTCCCTCATCTCACTCCATTTCAAGATCAAGCCTATTTAA
- the LOC107805741 gene encoding peptide methionine sulfoxide reductase A1 — MLLKTCIPSSAITTTSPLLSLTKSSLPFSQNLLKVSTFPRTSKTPSLYSSPKMSWLNKLGFGAKTDSTPMDSSSSAIAQGPDDDIPAPGQQFAQFGAGCFWGVELAFQRVPGVTKTEVGYTQGYLHNPSYEDICSGTTFHSEVVRVQYDPKECNFDTLLDVFWDRHDPTTLNRQGNDVGTQYRSGIYFYTPEQEKAALESRDKQQKILNRNIVTEILPAKKFYRAEEYHQQYLAKGGRFGFRQSTEKGCNDPIRCYG, encoded by the exons ATGCTCCTCAAGACTTGCATCCCTTCCTCCGCCATAACCACAACATCTCCACTTCTTTCCCTCACCAAATCCTCTTTACCTTTCTCCCAAAACCTCCTTAAAGTTTCAACCTTTCCTCGTACTTCCAAAACCCCATCTCTTTATTCTTCCCCCAAAATGAGTTGGCTCAACAAATTGGGTTTTGGTGCAAAAACTGATAGTACACCAATGGACTCATCTTCCTCTGCAATTGCACAAGGTCCTGATGATGATATCCCTGCACCGGGTCAACAATTTGCTCAATTCGGAGCTGGCTGTTTTTGGGGCGTTGAATTGGCTTTTCAAAGAGTGCCTGGTGTTACCAAAACTGAAGTTGGGTATACCCAGGGGTATTTACATAATCCTTCCTATGAAGATATTTGCTCGGGAACTACTTTTCATTCTGAGGTTGTTAGAGTTCAGTATGATCCTAAGGAGTGTAATTTTGACACCTTGCTTGATGTTTTTTGGGATCGTCATGACCCCACTACCCTTAATCGTCAG GGTAATGATGTGGGCACCCAATACAGATCCGGGATTTACTTCTATACACCTGAGCAAGAGAAAGCAGCACTTGAATCCCGGGACAAACAGCAAAAGATATTGAACAGGAATATTGTTACGGAGATCTTGCCTGCTAAGAAGTTTTACAGAGCTGAGGAGTATCATCAGCAGTACCTTGCAAAGGGCGGTCGTTTTGGTTTCAGGCAGTCTACTGAGAAAGGTTGCAATGATCCCATCCGATGCTACGGTTAA